One genomic segment of Myxococcus guangdongensis includes these proteins:
- a CDS encoding aldehyde dehydrogenase family protein, which yields MLELVPVSSESKPQADVARIQAAFDALRANRWTLSRTTATERVAKLKRLREAIIARRDELAEAIHQDFRKPALEVELTEIHPTLEELNHTVKHLSSWMKPTRVGTPMLLAGSSAHVRYEARGVVLVLSPWNYPFQLLMAPLIAAIAAGNAVLCKPSEKTPHTARFLARLVRDVFPENEVALFEGGAETAEALLRLPFDHFFFTGNPRIGRKVMEAAAQHLASVTLELGGKSPAIIDESADVQAAAERLTWGKFLNSGQTCVAPDYIFVHESKKQQFVDAVKAVITRFYGETEEARQASPDFARLVEPAAWRRVKDLVDRTVAAGAKVEMGGVADGPSRYISPTVLTGVTPDMPIMEGEIFGPVMPVMTFRSRDEVYAHIQRGEKPLALYVFSQDKRAIEDVFRNTTSGGAVVNNVLIHVANPNLPFGGVGMSGLGHYHGVYGFRTFSHERAVSVQWMKSLASVFFPPYRGKAQDWASRATRLLE from the coding sequence ATGCTGGAGCTCGTCCCCGTCTCATCCGAGTCCAAACCCCAGGCCGACGTCGCGCGCATCCAGGCCGCGTTCGACGCGCTGCGCGCCAACCGCTGGACCCTGTCGCGCACCACCGCCACGGAGCGCGTCGCGAAGCTCAAGCGGCTGCGCGAGGCCATCATCGCCCGCCGCGACGAGCTGGCCGAGGCCATCCACCAGGACTTCCGCAAGCCCGCGCTGGAGGTGGAGCTGACCGAAATCCATCCCACGCTGGAGGAGCTGAACCACACGGTGAAGCACCTGTCGTCGTGGATGAAGCCCACGCGGGTGGGCACGCCCATGCTGCTCGCGGGCTCGTCCGCGCACGTGCGCTACGAGGCGCGCGGCGTGGTGCTGGTGCTCTCGCCCTGGAACTATCCCTTCCAGCTCCTGATGGCGCCGCTCATCGCCGCCATCGCCGCGGGCAACGCCGTGTTGTGCAAGCCCAGCGAGAAGACGCCGCACACCGCGCGCTTCCTGGCGCGGCTGGTGCGCGACGTGTTCCCCGAGAACGAGGTGGCGCTGTTCGAGGGCGGCGCGGAGACGGCGGAGGCGCTGCTCAGGCTTCCGTTCGACCACTTCTTCTTCACGGGCAACCCGCGCATCGGCCGCAAGGTGATGGAGGCCGCCGCGCAGCACCTGGCCAGCGTGACGCTGGAGCTGGGCGGCAAGTCGCCCGCCATCATCGACGAGTCCGCGGACGTGCAGGCCGCGGCGGAGCGGCTGACGTGGGGCAAGTTCCTCAACAGCGGCCAGACGTGCGTGGCCCCCGACTACATCTTCGTGCACGAGTCCAAGAAGCAGCAGTTCGTGGACGCGGTGAAGGCGGTCATCACGCGCTTCTACGGTGAGACGGAGGAGGCCCGGCAGGCGAGCCCCGACTTCGCCCGGCTGGTGGAGCCGGCGGCGTGGCGGCGGGTGAAGGATTTGGTGGACCGCACCGTGGCGGCGGGCGCGAAGGTGGAGATGGGCGGGGTGGCGGACGGGCCCTCGCGCTACATCTCGCCCACCGTGCTGACGGGCGTGACGCCGGACATGCCCATCATGGAGGGGGAAATCTTCGGGCCGGTGATGCCGGTGATGACGTTCCGCTCGCGTGACGAGGTGTACGCGCACATCCAGCGGGGGGAGAAGCCGCTCGCGCTCTATGTCTTCAGCCAGGACAAGCGGGCCATCGAGGACGTGTTCCGCAACACGACGTCCGGTGGCGCGGTGGTGAACAACGTCCTCATCCACGTGGCGAACCCCAACCTGCCGTTTGGCGGGGTGGGCATGAGTGGCCTGGGGCACTACCACGGCGTCTACGGCTTCCGGACCTTCAGCCATGAGCGGGCCGTGTCGGTTCAATGGATGAAGTCGCTCGCGTCGGTGTTCTTCCCGCCGTATCGCGGAAAGGCGCAGGACTGGGCCTCCCGCGCGACGCGGTTGTTGGAATAG
- a CDS encoding aldehyde dehydrogenase family protein: MRVVKQEEELVPQGLREAFERLRARRWEVARRGPGERLARLEKLKALILERREALAQALHADFRKPAAEVEASEVLPVLMELEHVRKHLKGWMKPRKVTTPLVLTGTSSHVRSEPRGVVLVMAPWNYPFNLLVAPLVDAVAAGNTVMCKPSEKTPHTSRFLAQLVRDTFPEDEVHVVEGGTEVGEALLRLPFDHFFFTGGPRVGRRVMEAAARHLASVTLELGGKSPAIIDTSADLEAAAERVAWGKFLNGGQTCIAPDYVWVHASQEEAFLVALKAAVERFYGRTEEARRASADFCRMVDDGAFARVRGLMDRTVAQGARVVVGGSVDAQTRFIAPTVVADVPPDAPLMEEEIFGPVLPVLRYDTLDEVVTHVRAGGKPLALYVFSQDDAAVERLIQETSAGGTCVNTVVLHNVNPHLPFGGVGHSGLGAYHGEAGFKAFSHERAVLRQGRTSLAHLFFPPYTGKARKLARLASRLFE; the protein is encoded by the coding sequence ATGCGCGTGGTGAAACAGGAGGAGGAGCTGGTGCCCCAGGGCCTGCGGGAGGCGTTCGAGCGCCTGCGGGCCCGCCGCTGGGAGGTGGCCAGGCGCGGCCCTGGGGAGCGGCTCGCCCGCCTGGAGAAGCTCAAGGCCCTCATCCTGGAGCGGCGCGAGGCGCTGGCCCAGGCGCTCCACGCGGACTTCCGCAAGCCGGCCGCGGAGGTGGAGGCGAGCGAGGTGCTGCCCGTGCTCATGGAGCTGGAGCACGTGCGCAAGCACCTCAAGGGGTGGATGAAGCCGCGCAAGGTGACGACGCCGCTGGTGCTCACTGGCACCTCCAGCCACGTGCGCTCCGAGCCGCGCGGCGTGGTGCTGGTGATGGCGCCGTGGAACTACCCGTTCAACCTGCTGGTGGCGCCGCTGGTGGACGCGGTGGCGGCGGGCAACACGGTGATGTGCAAGCCCAGCGAGAAGACGCCGCACACCTCGCGCTTTTTGGCACAGCTCGTGCGCGACACGTTCCCCGAGGACGAGGTCCACGTGGTGGAGGGCGGCACCGAGGTGGGCGAGGCGCTCTTGCGGCTGCCGTTCGACCACTTCTTCTTCACCGGTGGGCCCCGGGTGGGGCGGCGGGTGATGGAGGCGGCGGCGCGGCACCTGGCGAGCGTGACGTTGGAGCTGGGCGGCAAGTCACCGGCCATCATCGACACGTCCGCGGACCTGGAGGCGGCGGCCGAGCGGGTGGCGTGGGGCAAGTTCCTCAACGGTGGCCAGACGTGCATCGCCCCGGACTATGTCTGGGTGCATGCGTCGCAGGAGGAGGCGTTCCTGGTCGCGCTGAAGGCGGCGGTGGAGCGCTTCTACGGGCGCACCGAGGAGGCGCGCCGGGCGAGCGCGGACTTCTGCCGGATGGTGGATGACGGCGCGTTCGCGCGGGTGCGAGGGCTGATGGACCGCACGGTGGCGCAGGGCGCGCGGGTGGTGGTGGGCGGGAGCGTGGACGCGCAGACGCGCTTCATCGCGCCGACGGTGGTGGCGGACGTGCCGCCGGATGCGCCGCTGATGGAGGAGGAGATCTTCGGGCCGGTGTTGCCGGTGCTCCGGTACGACACGCTCGACGAGGTGGTGACGCACGTGCGCGCGGGTGGCAAGCCGCTGGCGCTCTACGTGTTCAGCCAGGACGACGCGGCGGTGGAGCGGCTCATCCAGGAGACGAGCGCGGGCGGCACCTGCGTCAACACGGTGGTGTTGCACAACGTGAACCCGCACCTGCCCTTCGGGGGCGTGGGCCACAGCGGGCTGGGCGCGTACCACGGCGAGGCGGGCTTCAAGGCCTTCAGCCACGAGCGCGCGGTGCTGCGTCAGGGGCGCACGTCGCTGGCGCACCTGTTCTTCCCGCCGTACACGGGCAAGGCGCGCAAGCTGGCGCGACTGGCGAGCCGACTGTTCGAGTAG
- a CDS encoding ABC-F family ATP-binding cassette domain-containing protein has protein sequence MIRLDNISKQHGQQILFIEASAALHKGEKVGLVGPNGAGKSTLFRMITDQEHPDEGQVAVDRGVTIGYFSQDVGEMSGRSAVSEVMDGAGPVSTVSAELKQLEADLADPDKADEMEKLVERYGLVQGRFEELGGYALEGRAREILAGLGFSEEMMDGDVGALSGGWKMRVALARILLMRPDAMLLDEPSNHLDLESLIWLEGFLKGYEGGLLMTSHDREFMNRIVTKMVEIDGGTLTTYSGNYDFYEQQRAQNEKQQQAQYERQQAMLAKELKFIERFKARASHAAQVQSRVKKLEKIEKVEPPKRRQTVLFEFQPAPRSGDDVVSLKAVHKAYGSKRIYDGMDFLVRRGERWCVMGVNGAGKSTLLKLVVGSTTPDTGSVAVGGSVKLGYFAQHAMDLLDGERTVFQSLEDAFPRAGQGSLRALAGCFGFSGDEVEKKCRVLSGGEKARLVMAKMLFDPPNFLVLDEPTNHLDMATKEMLITALSQYEGTMLFVSHDRHFLGALSNRVLELTPDGIHQYGGGYTEYVARTGHEAPGLRA, from the coding sequence ATGATTCGTCTCGACAACATCAGCAAGCAGCACGGCCAGCAGATTCTCTTCATCGAGGCCTCGGCCGCTCTCCACAAGGGGGAGAAGGTCGGCCTCGTCGGACCCAACGGCGCGGGCAAGTCCACGCTGTTCCGGATGATCACCGACCAGGAACACCCCGACGAGGGCCAGGTGGCCGTCGACCGTGGCGTCACCATCGGCTACTTCAGCCAGGACGTCGGTGAGATGTCGGGCCGCAGCGCCGTCTCCGAGGTCATGGATGGCGCGGGCCCCGTGAGCACCGTGTCCGCCGAGCTCAAGCAGCTCGAGGCCGACCTCGCAGACCCCGACAAGGCCGACGAGATGGAGAAGCTCGTCGAGCGCTATGGCCTGGTCCAGGGCCGCTTCGAGGAGCTGGGCGGCTACGCCCTCGAGGGCCGCGCGCGCGAGATTCTCGCGGGCCTGGGCTTCAGCGAGGAGATGATGGACGGCGACGTCGGCGCCCTGTCCGGCGGTTGGAAGATGCGCGTGGCGCTCGCCCGCATCCTCCTCATGCGCCCGGACGCGATGCTCCTCGACGAGCCGAGCAACCACCTGGACCTGGAGAGCCTCATCTGGCTGGAGGGCTTCCTCAAGGGCTACGAGGGCGGCCTCCTGATGACCTCGCACGACCGCGAGTTCATGAACCGCATCGTCACCAAGATGGTGGAGATCGACGGCGGCACGCTCACCACCTACTCGGGCAACTACGACTTCTACGAGCAGCAGCGCGCGCAGAACGAGAAGCAGCAGCAGGCCCAGTACGAGCGCCAGCAGGCCATGCTCGCCAAGGAGCTGAAGTTCATCGAGCGCTTCAAGGCCCGCGCCTCGCACGCCGCCCAGGTGCAGAGCCGCGTGAAGAAGCTGGAGAAGATTGAAAAGGTGGAGCCCCCCAAGCGCCGCCAGACGGTCCTCTTCGAGTTCCAGCCCGCGCCCCGCTCCGGTGACGACGTGGTGAGCCTCAAGGCCGTGCACAAGGCCTACGGCTCCAAGCGCATCTACGACGGCATGGACTTCCTCGTGCGCCGCGGCGAGCGCTGGTGCGTCATGGGCGTCAACGGCGCGGGCAAGTCCACCCTGCTCAAGCTGGTGGTGGGCTCCACGACGCCGGACACGGGCTCCGTGGCGGTGGGCGGCAGCGTGAAGCTCGGCTACTTCGCCCAGCACGCCATGGACCTGCTCGACGGCGAGCGCACCGTGTTCCAGTCCCTGGAGGATGCGTTCCCCCGCGCGGGACAGGGCTCGCTGCGCGCGCTGGCCGGCTGCTTCGGCTTCTCCGGCGACGAGGTGGAGAAGAAGTGCCGCGTGCTCTCCGGTGGCGAGAAGGCGCGACTGGTCATGGCGAAGATGCTCTTCGACCCGCCCAACTTCCTGGTGCTCGACGAGCCCACGAACCACCTGGACATGGCGACGAAGGAGATGCTCATCACGGCCCTGTCCCAGTACGAGGGCACCATGCTCTTCGTCTCGCACGACCGTCACTTCCTCGGCGCGCTGTCCAACCGCGTCCTGGAGCTGACGCCCGACGGCATCCACCAGTACGGCGGCGGCTACACCGAGTACGTCGCGCGCACCGGCCACGAGGCCCCCGGCCTGCGCGCCTGA
- a CDS encoding zinc-binding dehydrogenase has translation MADANQRTMRAARFDTATKTLTVTTVPVPQPGPGEVRVQVKACGICLSDAHLLDGSLQSPLPVVTPGHESSGVIDVVGVGVPRWTAGQRVAMAGGKPCGRCAKCSNGQPAECLDFHIMGFHYDGAWAEYVVVPYFVLSAIPDHLPFEQAAILADAVATPYAGLVETAQLRPAQSVGLWGIGGLGVHAVQIARMMGATPIIAFDTNEAARKRALEFGADVALDPRAPDVRKQILQHTNGMGLDVAVDLVGANAVLAQASMSLGRHGRAVMVGLSPEPIQLGAGVNFGVRSQTLLGHLGYEKKHLDQLVTLVGGKRLDVSRSVTATLPLEDVAKGVERLVSKEGNPIRLVITP, from the coding sequence ATGGCAGACGCGAACCAGCGGACGATGCGGGCGGCGCGCTTCGATACGGCGACGAAGACGTTGACGGTGACCACCGTCCCGGTGCCGCAGCCCGGTCCCGGCGAGGTTCGAGTCCAGGTGAAGGCGTGCGGTATTTGTCTATCGGACGCGCACCTGCTGGACGGCTCGTTGCAGTCGCCGTTGCCGGTGGTGACGCCGGGACACGAGTCCTCGGGGGTCATCGACGTGGTGGGCGTGGGTGTGCCGCGCTGGACGGCGGGGCAGCGTGTGGCCATGGCGGGTGGCAAGCCCTGTGGACGTTGCGCGAAGTGCTCCAACGGGCAGCCGGCGGAGTGCCTGGACTTCCACATCATGGGCTTCCACTACGACGGCGCGTGGGCGGAGTACGTGGTGGTGCCGTACTTCGTGCTGTCTGCGATTCCGGACCACTTGCCGTTCGAGCAGGCGGCGATTCTCGCGGACGCGGTGGCGACGCCGTATGCGGGGTTGGTGGAGACCGCGCAGCTGCGTCCCGCGCAGTCGGTGGGCCTGTGGGGCATCGGTGGGCTGGGCGTCCACGCGGTGCAGATCGCGCGGATGATGGGGGCCACGCCCATCATCGCGTTCGACACGAACGAGGCGGCGCGGAAGCGGGCGCTGGAGTTCGGCGCGGACGTGGCGTTGGACCCGCGCGCGCCGGACGTGCGCAAACAGATTCTGCAGCACACGAACGGCATGGGGCTGGACGTGGCGGTGGACCTGGTGGGCGCGAACGCGGTGCTCGCGCAGGCGTCGATGAGCCTCGGACGGCACGGGCGCGCGGTGATGGTGGGCCTGTCACCGGAGCCCATCCAACTGGGCGCGGGCGTGAACTTCGGCGTGCGCTCACAGACGCTGCTCGGCCACCTGGGCTACGAGAAGAAGCACCTGGACCAGCTGGTGACGCTGGTGGGCGGCAAGCGCCTGGACGTGTCGCGCTCGGTGACGGCGACGCTGCCGCTCGAGGACGTGGCCAAGGGCGTGGAGCGGCTGGTGAGCAAGGAGGGCAACCCCATCCGGCTCGTCATCACGCCGTGA